A single window of Entomoplasma ellychniae DNA harbors:
- the fmt gene encoding methionyl-tRNA formyltransferase → MNKIKVIFCGTPNIAANILLSLLEMKNVSIELVISQPDKIVGRKKQLTQTPVKKVALENNLKIEQPLKIAEIYEIIQKSNPDFIVTCAYGQFIPSKILQIPKIDAINIHGSLLPKYRGGAPIQYAIKNGDKKTGISIMKMVKEMDAGDYYVQEEIDIDVNDDAGSLFEKMTLLGQKMIKKYLLQIYNNQLQLIKQNPKKVTYCKNISSEEERIIWNNKGEVIRNHIRSLSPLPIAHTFINNERYKIKSIELTNVKSKYKEGSVVRIKNEGIQVATADVDIIITNIQRPGKKMINASLYKQNNLNDIKVGDFFE, encoded by the coding sequence ATGAATAAAATTAAAGTTATATTTTGTGGAACACCTAATATAGCAGCAAATATCTTACTATCACTTTTAGAAATGAAAAATGTGAGCATTGAGTTAGTTATTAGTCAACCAGATAAAATTGTTGGTAGAAAAAAACAACTAACACAAACTCCAGTTAAAAAAGTTGCTCTTGAAAATAATTTAAAAATTGAACAGCCATTAAAAATAGCTGAAATTTATGAAATTATTCAAAAATCTAATCCTGATTTTATTGTAACTTGTGCATATGGTCAATTTATTCCAAGCAAAATTTTGCAAATTCCAAAAATTGATGCAATCAATATTCATGGAAGTTTATTGCCAAAATATCGTGGTGGAGCACCAATTCAATATGCAATTAAAAATGGTGATAAAAAAACAGGTATATCAATTATGAAGATGGTTAAGGAAATGGATGCAGGAGATTATTATGTTCAAGAAGAAATTGATATTGATGTTAATGATGATGCTGGAAGTTTATTTGAAAAAATGACTTTGCTTGGTCAAAAAATGATTAAAAAATATTTGTTACAAATTTATAATAATCAACTTCAATTAATTAAACAAAATCCTAAAAAAGTAACTTATTGTAAAAATATTTCTTCAGAAGAAGAAAGAATTATTTGAAATAATAAAGGTGAGGTAATCAGAAACCACATCAGAAGTCTTTCACCATTACCAATTGCTCACACATTTATTAATAATGAAAGATATAAAATAAAATCTATTGAACTTACAAATGTTAAATCTAAATATAAAGAAGGTAGTGTGGTTCGGATTAAAAATGAAGGCATTCAAGTAGCAACTGCTGATGTTGATATTATAATCACAAATATTCAAAGACCTGGTAAAAAAATGATTAATGCTAGTTTATATAAACAAAATAATTTAAACGATATAAAAGTTGGTGATTTTTTTGAATAA
- the efp gene encoding elongation factor P has product MSVNDLRPGTTFIYEKNLFVVVEQSFSKTGRQQGKVSVKAKNLRTGARVEITFTGGDKVEKAMIERKDMQYLYNDGNDAYLMDIESYEQIQIPMSRLEWESKFLKDGLMIKMTDFDGEVLGISLPDKVELEVTQAEGAVKGDTTSGAQKKAVLETGHEIMVPLFVNVGTVIIVSTEDGKYSGRAQ; this is encoded by the coding sequence ATGTCAGTTAATGATTTACGTCCAGGCACAACATTTATTTATGAAAAAAACTTATTTGTTGTAGTAGAACAATCTTTTTCTAAAACAGGTAGACAACAAGGTAAAGTTAGTGTGAAAGCTAAAAACTTAAGAACTGGAGCACGTGTTGAAATTACATTTACAGGTGGAGATAAAGTTGAAAAAGCCATGATTGAAAGAAAAGATATGCAATATTTATACAATGATGGTAATGATGCATATTTAATGGATATTGAAAGTTATGAACAAATTCAAATACCAATGTCAAGATTAGAATGAGAATCAAAATTTTTAAAAGATGGTCTTATGATTAAAATGACTGATTTTGATGGTGAAGTATTAGGAATATCTTTACCTGATAAAGTTGAACTTGAAGTAACCCAAGCTGAAGGTGCTGTTAAGGGAGATACTACTAGTGGTGCTCAAAAAAAAGCAGTTCTTGAAACAGGGCATGAAATTATGGTTCCTTTATTTGTTAATGTAGGAACAGTTATAATTGTCTCTACAGAAGATGGTAAGTATTCAGGAAGAGCTCAATAA
- a CDS encoding MMB_0454 family protein, with amino-acid sequence MYISIERNNRGSLDIEINALNRLIEHSVTSDVRDVTKKIKDIDVWTDIYYDNVVYVLIKIKLIDNAMMLDEHQIYKGVEEAIFQTLGLKPKNIAIAYRK; translated from the coding sequence ATGTATATCTCAATTGAAAGAAATAACAGGGGTTCATTAGACATTGAAATAAATGCATTGAACAGACTAATTGAACATTCAGTTACATCAGATGTACGTGATGTTACTAAAAAAATAAAAGACATTGATGTGTGAACTGACATTTATTATGACAATGTTGTTTATGTACTAATTAAGATAAAATTAATAGACAATGCAATGATGTTAGATGAACATCAAATTTATAAAGGTGTTGAAGAAGCAATATTTCAAACACTTGGTTTAAAACCTAAAAACATTGCAATCGCTTATAGAAAATAG
- the tig gene encoding trigger factor, with protein sequence MKFTEQKVKEQGTGKWIVCIDGQEWTDVLKKAKNRVIANLEVPGFRKGKVPPAQVEKYVSPSKIYNEAYRMMISPAFDFARLQDVKVEPMNSPTPLPKKVSEKELVIEFIFDLKPEIKLGEYKNIKTIEKLKTEVTDEEIAATIDQYCEQFTMEKTKDAKESIVHGDAVIFDFEGFLDGVAFKGGEAKGHRLVIGSKQFIPGFEESMIGLKLGNHEIEVVFPNDYTPELANKKAIFKLNITEIKSRELPKKDDELAKDLNLPGVNTYKEFEARVKSDIQKQKETNLKNQFVNDLIVEIAKNSTIELPKSAIENQTADLKKQFEEELKKQNMDIKKYKKKTGLSDEQINEELKFDAIAKLQSYLITSEIRAKEKFEVSEKHLNAKYEMFASQFGIDVEQVKTMINPEILNGEIINELLVDFLYSNNG encoded by the coding sequence ATGAAATTTACAGAACAAAAAGTTAAAGAACAAGGAACAGGTAAGTGAATAGTTTGTATTGATGGACAAGAATGAACAGATGTTTTAAAAAAAGCTAAAAATAGAGTTATTGCAAATCTAGAAGTTCCAGGATTTAGAAAAGGAAAAGTTCCACCAGCTCAAGTTGAAAAATACGTATCACCTTCAAAAATTTACAATGAAGCTTACAGAATGATGATTTCACCAGCATTTGATTTTGCCAGATTACAAGATGTTAAAGTTGAACCAATGAATTCACCAACCCCATTACCAAAAAAAGTTAGTGAAAAAGAATTGGTTATTGAGTTTATATTTGATTTAAAACCTGAAATAAAATTAGGTGAATATAAAAACATTAAAACTATTGAAAAACTTAAAACTGAAGTTACTGATGAAGAAATCGCTGCAACTATTGATCAATATTGTGAACAATTTACAATGGAAAAAACAAAAGATGCTAAAGAATCTATTGTTCATGGTGATGCTGTTATCTTTGACTTTGAGGGATTTTTAGATGGTGTTGCATTTAAAGGTGGAGAAGCTAAGGGCCACAGACTAGTTATTGGATCTAAGCAATTTATTCCAGGATTTGAAGAATCAATGATTGGTTTGAAATTAGGTAATCATGAAATTGAAGTTGTATTCCCAAATGATTACACCCCAGAATTGGCTAATAAAAAAGCAATATTTAAATTAAACATTACTGAAATTAAATCAAGAGAGCTTCCAAAAAAAGACGATGAACTTGCTAAAGATTTAAATTTACCAGGTGTTAATACATATAAAGAATTTGAAGCAAGAGTTAAATCTGATATTCAAAAACAAAAAGAGACAAATCTTAAAAATCAATTTGTTAATGATTTGATTGTTGAAATTGCAAAAAATTCAACTATTGAATTGCCTAAATCTGCAATTGAAAATCAAACAGCCGATCTTAAAAAACAATTCGAAGAAGAACTTAAAAAACAAAACATGGATATTAAAAAGTATAAAAAGAAAACAGGTTTATCTGATGAACAAATTAATGAAGAGTTAAAATTTGATGCAATTGCTAAATTACAATCATATTTAATAACTTCTGAAATTAGAGCTAAAGAAAAATTTGAAGTTAGTGAAAAACATTTAAATGCTAAATATGAAATGTTTGCTTCTCAATTTGGGATTGATGTTGAACAAGTTAAAACTATGATTAATCCTGAAATATTAAACGGCGAAATTATCAACGAATTATTAGTTGATTTCTTATATTCAAACAATGGATAA
- the lon gene encoding endopeptidase La, whose amino-acid sequence MSKKNILPIIPIKGNVALPLITKNIEVGKKTTLKAVDFASKESEASVVIVPIKQSSEGEVKVKDFLEFGTITDFSVIKKWENNALTLKLSPKFRVNINKVWKDSENDFWMCEFEEVNTIFDLNEEDKKEIASYITDQAKDNKEWEKYLHVNLENNNDEINYELLLDSIVNDFASGKIVQNPDFILSPSLKNRWAILKNILSSDEDEMIVQPNNVASEAQARANVEHVINKKLKDKMDKQQKEYYLREKMRIIKDELDEEDSENDKNSIEGYKNRLAKEPFPIEVKNKILASIKRIEAMQSGTPEWNTEKNYVDWMMSIPWWEESEDLTDLQFAQDILDKHHYGLKKVKQRIIEYLAVKTKTSSLKAPIITLVGPPGVGKTSLAKSIAEAIGKTFVKVSLGGVKDESEIRGHRKTYVGSMPGRIIQTMKRAKVKNPLFLLDEIDKMASDQRGDPASAMLEVLDPEQNKEFSDHYIEEPYDLSQVMFIATANYAQDIPEALYDRMEIIDLSSYTEIEKMKIAKDYLVDKSVKEHSLSKEELTFTDSALEEIIKYYTREAGVRQLERHINSISRKYIVKLLNKELTNLIVDPKVVNEFLGKRIFDHTEKQNESQVGVVTGLAYTQFGGDILPIEVSLYPGKGNLVLTGKLGDVMKESATIALTYVKSNNEKYGIDSKIFENNDIHIHVPEGAVPKDGPSAGITITTALISALANKPVSKEFGMTGEITLRGNVLPIGGLREKSISAARSGLKTIIIPIKNEKDLDEIPDEVKSILKIIPAEKYEQVFDIIFK is encoded by the coding sequence ATGAGTAAAAAAAACATATTACCAATAATACCAATTAAAGGGAACGTAGCTTTACCTTTAATAACAAAAAATATTGAAGTAGGTAAAAAAACGACTCTTAAAGCTGTTGACTTTGCTTCGAAAGAATCCGAAGCATCAGTTGTAATTGTTCCAATTAAACAAAGTTCAGAAGGTGAAGTAAAAGTCAAGGATTTTCTTGAATTTGGAACTATTACAGATTTTAGTGTAATTAAAAAATGAGAAAATAATGCTCTAACACTAAAACTAAGCCCTAAATTCAGAGTTAATATAAATAAAGTCTGAAAAGATAGTGAAAATGATTTTTGAATGTGTGAATTTGAAGAAGTAAACACAATTTTTGACTTAAATGAAGAAGATAAAAAAGAAATAGCAAGTTATATAACTGATCAAGCAAAAGATAATAAAGAATGAGAAAAGTATTTACATGTTAATTTAGAAAATAATAATGATGAAATTAACTATGAATTATTATTAGATTCTATAGTTAATGACTTTGCTTCAGGAAAAATTGTTCAAAACCCAGATTTTATTTTAAGTCCTTCTTTAAAAAATAGATGAGCTATTTTGAAAAACATTTTATCAAGTGATGAGGATGAAATGATTGTTCAACCAAACAATGTAGCTTCAGAAGCACAAGCCAGAGCGAATGTTGAACATGTTATCAACAAAAAATTAAAAGATAAAATGGACAAACAACAAAAAGAATATTATTTAAGAGAAAAAATGAGAATAATTAAAGATGAATTAGATGAAGAAGACTCTGAAAATGATAAAAATTCTATTGAAGGATACAAAAATAGATTAGCAAAAGAACCTTTCCCTATTGAAGTTAAAAATAAAATATTAGCTTCAATTAAAAGAATCGAGGCTATGCAATCAGGCACACCTGAATGAAATACTGAAAAAAATTATGTTGATTGAATGATGTCTATCCCTTGATGAGAAGAATCTGAAGATTTAACTGATTTACAATTTGCACAAGATATTTTAGATAAACATCACTATGGTTTGAAAAAAGTTAAACAAAGAATTATTGAATATTTAGCTGTTAAAACTAAAACTAGTTCTTTAAAGGCACCAATAATTACTTTAGTTGGTCCCCCAGGAGTTGGAAAAACTTCACTTGCTAAATCAATAGCTGAAGCTATTGGAAAAACTTTTGTTAAGGTAAGTTTGGGTGGGGTTAAAGATGAATCTGAAATTCGCGGTCATAGAAAAACTTATGTAGGTTCAATGCCAGGAAGAATTATTCAAACTATGAAAAGAGCCAAAGTTAAAAATCCTTTATTTTTACTAGACGAAATTGATAAAATGGCATCTGATCAAAGAGGTGATCCTGCTAGTGCGATGTTAGAGGTTTTAGACCCAGAACAAAACAAAGAATTTTCAGATCATTATATTGAAGAACCATATGATTTAAGCCAAGTTATGTTTATAGCTACTGCTAATTATGCACAAGATATCCCTGAAGCTCTATATGATAGAATGGAAATAATTGATCTATCAAGTTACACTGAAATCGAAAAAATGAAAATTGCTAAAGACTATTTAGTAGATAAATCAGTAAAAGAACATTCGCTTTCAAAAGAAGAATTAACTTTTACAGATTCAGCTTTAGAAGAAATTATTAAATACTACACTCGTGAAGCCGGAGTTAGACAACTTGAAAGACATATTAACTCTATTTCAAGAAAATATATTGTTAAGCTATTGAATAAAGAACTTACAAACTTGATTGTTGATCCTAAAGTAGTTAACGAATTTTTAGGAAAAAGAATATTTGACCATACTGAAAAACAAAATGAATCACAAGTTGGTGTAGTTACTGGTTTAGCATATACTCAATTTGGTGGAGACATTTTACCTATCGAAGTAAGTTTATATCCTGGAAAAGGTAATTTAGTATTAACTGGTAAATTAGGTGATGTTATGAAAGAATCTGCAACAATTGCTTTAACTTACGTAAAATCAAATAATGAAAAATATGGAATTGATTCCAAAATTTTTGAAAATAACGATATACACATTCATGTTCCAGAAGGTGCAGTGCCAAAAGATGGTCCAAGCGCAGGTATAACAATTACAACAGCGCTTATTTCTGCCTTAGCAAATAAACCTGTTTCCAAAGAATTTGGAATGACTGGTGAGATTACTTTGAGAGGTAATGTATTGCCTATTGGTGGTTTGAGAGAAAAATCAATATCTGCTGCTAGAAGTGGATTGAAGACTATTATAATTCCAATTAAAAATGAAAAAGATTTAGATGAAATTCCAGATGAAGTAAAATCTATTTTAAAAATAATACCTGCAGAAAAATACGAGCAAGTATTTGATATAATTTTTAAATAA